In a single window of the Drosophila albomicans strain 15112-1751.03 chromosome 3, ASM965048v2, whole genome shotgun sequence genome:
- the LOC117570087 gene encoding chitin deacetylase 1, with amino-acid sequence MAKLFVVFAVLALAAIGAANAAEARVKRQATTEEPKKEESFEKELCKDKDAGEWFRLVAGEGDNCRDVIQCTSSGLQAIRCPAGLYFDIEKQTCDWKESVKNCKSKNKERRVKPLLHTDEPLCQDGFLACGDGNCIERGLFCNGEKDCSDGSDENTCDIDNDPNRAPPCDPVVCVLPDCFCSEDGTSIPGDLPAKDVPMMITITFDDAINNNNIELYKEIFKGRKNPNGCDIKATYFISHKYTNYSAVQETSRKGHEIAVHSITHNDEERFWSNATVDDWAKEMAGMRIIIEKYANITDNSVVGVRAPYLRVGGNNQFTMMEEQAFLYDSTITAPLSNPPLWPYTMYFRMPHRCHGNLQSCPTRSHAVWEMVMNELDRREDPANDEYLPGCAMVDSCSNILTGDQFYNFLNHNFDRHYDQNRAPLGLYFHAAWLKNNPEFLDAFLYWIDEILANHNDVYFVTMTQVIQWMQNPRTISEVKNFEPWREKCVVEGKPACWVPNTCKLTSKEVPGETINLQTCVRCPNNYPWVNDPTGDGFF; translated from the exons atggcaaaacttTTCGTAGTTTTTGCCGTTTTGGCTTTGGCGGCCATTGGTGCAG CCAATGCCGCTGAGGCGCGTGTCAAGCGTCAGGCCACCACCGAAGAGCCCAAGAAGGAAGAGTCCTTCGAGAAGGAGCTTTGCAAAGACAAAGATGCCGGCGAATGGTTCCGTTTGGTAGCCGGCGAGGGCGACAACTGTCGCGATGTCATTCAGTGTACCTCATCG GGTCTGCAAGCCATTCGTTGCCCGGCTGGTTTGTACTTCGATATTGAGAAGCAGACTTGCGACTGGAAAGAGTCCGTGAAGAACTGCAAGAGCAAGAACAAGGAACGTCGTGTGAAGCCTTTGCTGCACACAGACGAACCTCTGTGCCAGGATGGTTTCCTTGCCTGCGGTGATGGAAACTGCATTGAGCGCGGTCTCTTCTGCAACGGCGAGAAGGATTGCTCAGATGGCTCCGATGAAAACACTTGCG ACATCGATAACGATCCCAATCGTGCTCCTCCCTGCGATCCCGTGGTGTGTGTGCTGCCCGATTGCTTCTGCTCAGAGGATGGCACCTCCATTCCCGGCGATCTGCCCGCCAAGGATGTGCCCATGATGATCACCATCACCTTCGACGAcgccatcaacaacaacaacatcgagcTGTACAAGGAGATCTTCAAGGGACGCAAGAATCCCAACGGCTGCGACATCAAGGCCACCTACTTCATCTCCCACAAATACACTAACTACTCCGCCGTGCAGGAGACTTCGCGCAAGGGACACGAGATCGCCGTCCACTCGATCACGCACAACGATGAGGAGCGCTTCTGGTCGAACGCCACCGTCGATGACTGGGCTAAGGAGATGGCTGGCATGAGGATTATCATTGAGAAGTACGCCAACATCACCGACAACTCTGTGGTGGGAGTGCGTGCTCCTTACCTGCGTGTGGGTGGCAACAATCAGTTCACCATGATGGAGGAGCAGGCCTTCCTCTACGACTCGACCATCACGGCTCCACTCTCGAATCCTCCACTGTGGCCCTACACCATGTACTTCCGCATGCCACATCGTTGTCACGGCAACCTGCAGAGCTGCCCCACGAGATCGCATGCCGTGTGGGAGATGGTCATGAATGAGCTGGATCGTCGTGAGGATCCCGCCAACGATGAATATCTGCCCGGCTGTGCTATGGTTGATTCCTGCTCGAACATTTTGACTGGTGATCAGTTCTACAACTTCTTGAATCACAATTTCGATCGTCATTACGATCAGAATCGTGCCCCATTGGGTCTGTACTTCCACGCCGCTTGGCTGAAGAACAATCCCGAGTTCCTCGATGCCTTCCTCTACTGGATCGATGAGATCCTGGCCAATCACAATGATGTGTACTTCGTCACCATGACCCAGGTGATACAGTGGATGCAGAATCCACGCACCATCAGCGAGGTTAAGAACTTCGAGCCCTGGAGGGAGAAGTGCGTTGTTGAGGGCAAGCCCGCCTGCTGGGTGCCCAACACCTGCAAGCTGACATCCAAGGAGGTTCCCGGGGAGACCATCAATCTGCAGACCTGCGTCCGATGCCCCAACAACTACCCATGGGTCAACGATCCCACTGGCGATGGTTTCTTCTAA